The following proteins are encoded in a genomic region of Candida albicans SC5314 chromosome 4, complete sequence:
- a CDS encoding uncharacterized protein (Ortholog(s) have role in establishment of protein localization to plasma membrane, protein targeting to vacuole, receptor-mediated endocytosis, response to pheromone) — MYIESSINDKYIRTLNFGCFPKNVLEFQQSQDYFQQLIFIDYQLQLLIDNEFFQNELLPISLLSENNVSANEKLQQLINYSNSISLNYENTPKSYDEKLYYATLMSHLYYLQDNFFEMSKYLNLVKVSYQARSNNQIETASSASSVSLNQIEFIEYLTTRYYVLFGLSAGNNGVNVWLEYLQNFKSPYNKSQVIANHWLDLLFGKLTFELSQRGTIPFSFINHVKNLSLSKNKLVLIAFSNYLLRPENSNIINPSFKQDYTVFLTTEIEESILVKSQFPNANTANTDESQDVNNFINNLYESLSYVPFNLSILKPSLSKRYLLNATLKTFQSKVILSNLIYTLIDLNEYDEALAVFTTYIDYLEKDEELKDGYIDDILSIIDTFSTCIIHFNPLKSFKSGNKFKHNDDSSVCQHLKKFVTLLQKYLLELQKLIDLTYDEEEDESDKVTTAAGDKIPLSFLYRKYNLNILQSDNTQFIELISKAWHATGYYYYYLSSYESSNQIILQNNISLVLKSYKNCLIVNSTGNVLYLFSYALALANSGSLKPALKLCKFILKKFPESFKTWNLLVLLLSSFDNDNSDVTKPIANHTSMNILPDELTNGNANAHGGDGLTANGGNDTKSKLREPEKFINKALNIAGLYTLKHRQRNIKLTVETKYEILQLKLTQLAVLESIHGSQYMIDYLSEVFVLYHELFEVNLSSSSSNKNAANQSSRQFGASDKWSHRPSFIDPSPNAKKNNPHHNINGKDELQFFDAPKLSIANDADSISDLNKKQSRTGSIIGGVGGSRVEKLKRLSTTISSKEGPISRRGSLLYNSVQQKIRKSDSKNSVNKSFAADTSESPQQHLEDENLHFNQQKLQTYPEEQQISKPSKPEYIKDPPRHQHDNLIERKILQQVWLWTARVFLKVGLIDECEQCIVEAETIYEPNFKTYTALGFLTSKSRKFLSLQEFERSLEILTKKDNSLASHNKFNSKYDYGLTLLGLSKLFLIDDDPKNSLFISTKDLNSGIIRLKNLLEDYSLTWPYGYNNPEIWFYLSKIYEFIDDKILLTKSLWRCIELEDKRPVREFIFDEL, encoded by the coding sequence ATGTATATTGAGAGTTCGATCAACGACAAATACATTCGTACATTGAATTTTGGGTGTTTCCCTAAAAATGTATTGGAATTCCAACAATCACAAGATTATTTCCAACAGTTAATATTCattgattatcaattgcaattattaattgataatgaattttttcaaaatgaattattacccatttcattattatctgAGAATAATGTATCAgctaatgaaaaattacaacaattaatcaattattcaaattcaataagtttaaattatgaaaataCACCAAAGAGTTACGATGAGAAATTGTACTATGCTACATTAATGTCtcatttatattatttacaagataacttttttgaaatgagtaaatatttgaatttggttAAAGTTTCTTATCAAGCCAGATCTAATAATCAAATCGAAACAGCATCTTCAGCTTCATCTGTTAGTTTAAACCAAATAGAATTCATTGAATATCTTACAACCAGATATTACGTTTTATTTGGATTAAGTGCGGGGAACAATGGAGTGAACGTTTGGTTAGAGTATTTgcaaaattttaaatccCCATATAATAAGTCTCAAGTAATCGCTAATCATTGGCTAGATTTGTTATTTGGTAAATTAACTTTTGAATTATCTCAACGAGGCACTATCCCATTTTCGTTTATCAATCACGTGAAAAATTTGTCATTGtcgaaaaataaattggtcTTAATtgcattttcaaattatttattacgTCCAGAGAATAGCAATATAATCAACCCTTCTTTCAAACAGGACTATACGGTATTTTTGACTacagaaattgaagaaagtATTTTAGTTAAAAGTCAATTTCCTAATGCAAACACTGCTAATACCGATGAATCACAAGATgtcaataattttatcaataatctTTACGAATCATTGAGTTATGTACCATTTAACTTATCTATTTTGAAGCCATCCCTTTCAAAACGTTATCTTTTAAATGCCACCTTAAAGACTTTCCAAAGCAAGGTTATTTTATCAAACTTGATCTATacattaattgatttaaatgaataCGATGAAGCTTTAGCAGTATTTACCACATATATCGATTATTTGGAAAAAGACGAGGAATTAAAGGATGGGTACATTGACGATATATTATCGATAATTGATACATTTAGTACTTGTATTATCCATTTCAACCCATTGAAAAGTTTCAAATCTGGTAACAAATTTAAACATAATGATGATTCGTCAGTTTGTCAacatttgaagaaatttgtCACATTATTGCAAAAATATTTGCTTGAacttcaaaaattgatagaTTTAACATATGATGAAGAGGAAGATGAAAGTGATAAAGTTACCACTGCTGCAGGTGACAAAATCCCATTGTCATTCCTTTATCGTAAATACAACTTGAACATTTTGCAATCAGATAACACCCagtttattgaattgatttcaaaagcTTGGCATGCAACtggttattattactattacttGTCGTCATATGAATCGTCAAACCAAAttattttacaaaataatatcTCATTGGTTTTGAAATCTTACaagaattgtttgattgttAATTCGACAGGTAATGTACTTTATTTGTTTAGTTATGCCTTAGCATTAGCCAATTCCGGCTCGTTGAAACCAGCATTAAAATTGTGTaagtttattttgaaaaaattccCAGAATCGTTCAAGACGTGGAATTTGttggtattattgttgtctagttttgataatgaCAACAGTGATGTCACTAAACCCATTGCAAATCATACTAGTATGAATATTTTACCCGATGAATTAACCAACGGCAATGCTAATGCTCATGGTGGTGACGGTTTAACAGCAAATGGGGGCAATGAcaccaaatccaaattgAGAGAACCGGagaaatttatcaacaagGCATTGAATATTGCTGGGTTATATACTTTGAAGCATCGTCAACGCAATATTAAATTGACAGTTGAAAccaaatatgaaattttacaattaaaattaactCAGTTGGCAGTATTGGAATCGATTCACGGGTCACAATATATGATTGATTACTTATCCGAAGTTTTTGTGTTGTATCATGAATTATTCGAAGTTAATTTGagtagcagtagtagtaacAAGAATGCAGCAAATCAATCTTCGAGACAATTTGGAGCTTCAGATAAATGGTCCCATCGTCCAAGTTTTATTGATCCTTCCCCTAATGCGAAAAAGAACAACCCACACCATAATATCAATGGAAAAGATGAGttacaattttttgatgCTCCCAAATTACTGATTGCTAATGATGCTGATTCAATTAGTGATTTGAACAAGAAACAAAGTAGAACTGGATCAAttattggtggtgttggtggCAGCagagttgaaaaattgaaaagacTTTCTACAACTATTTCGTCAAAAGAAGGACCAATTAGTAGACGAGGATCATTGCTTTATAATAGTGTTCAACAGAAAATCCGTAAATCTGATTCCAAAAATTCAGTGAACAAATCTTTTGCAGCAGACACTAGTGAATCACCACAGCAACACCtagaagatgaaaatttacattttaatcaacaaaaattacaaaCATATCCAGAGGAGcaacaaatttcaaaaccaCTGAAACCAGAATACATTAAAGACCCTCCACGTCATCAAcatgataatttaattgaacGGAAAATATTACAACAAGTTTGGTTATGGACGGCAAGAGTATTTTTAAAAGTtggattaattgatgaatgtGAACAATGTATTGTTGAAGCAGAAACTATTTATGAACCTAATTTCAAAACCTATACTGCTTTGGGTTTTTTAACTAgtaaatcaagaaaatttttatcattacaagaatttgaaCGATCATTAGAAATATTAACCAAGAAAGATAATTCCTTAGCGTCacataataaattcaatagTAAATATGATTATGGATTAACTTTATTAGGATTActgaaattatttttaattgatgatgatccAAAAAATTCCTTATTTATTTCGAcaaaagatttgaattcaGGTATAATTcgattgaaaaatttattagaagATTACTCATTGACTTGGCCATATGGATATAATAATCCAgaaatttggttttatttAAGTAAAATTTACgaatttattgatgataaaatattattgacGAAAAGTTTATGGAGATGTATTGAATTAGAAGATAAACGACCAGTTAGGgaatttatatttgatgaaCTTTAA